One window of Inquilinus sp. Marseille-Q2685 genomic DNA carries:
- the gltX gene encoding glutamate--tRNA ligase: MTDVPTSAPIITRFAPSPTGLLHVGNVRTALVCWLAARATGGRFLLRLDDTDTERGSAEFAAAIEQDLRWLGLHWDGFARQSDRTDRYRAAQDRLKAAGRLYPCYETAEELELKRKSLLARGLPPLYDRAALALTDADRARLEAEGHRPHWRFKMADAPIEWDDKVRGRVHFNGRDISDPVLVREDGRALYHIGSVVDDIDMGVTLVVRGEDHVANTAMHIQLAEALGAAPPGYAHLSLIADAEGHGLSKRLGSLSLRSLREQGIEPLAVTSLLAKLGTSDPIEPRHSLDDLVAEFDFAKFSRTIPRFDPTELERLNGRILHETPYAAVRDRLAALGLGAVDEAAWAVLRPNLQRLEDAAGWWRVVTGPVTPVVADAGLLAAAAGLLPPEPWDDATWGAWTAAVRDRTGVKGKPLFLTLRLALTGLDHGPELRGLLPLIGRERALARLAGRVA, encoded by the coding sequence ATGACCGACGTGCCGACCTCCGCCCCGATCATCACCCGCTTCGCCCCCAGCCCGACCGGCCTGCTGCATGTCGGCAACGTCCGCACCGCGCTGGTCTGCTGGCTCGCCGCCCGCGCCACGGGCGGCCGCTTCCTGCTGCGCCTCGACGACACAGACACCGAGCGGGGCAGCGCCGAGTTCGCCGCGGCGATCGAGCAGGACCTGCGCTGGCTGGGTCTTCACTGGGACGGCTTCGCCCGCCAGTCCGACCGCACCGATCGCTACCGGGCGGCGCAGGACCGGCTGAAGGCGGCCGGCCGGCTCTATCCCTGCTACGAGACGGCGGAGGAACTGGAGCTCAAGCGCAAGAGCCTGCTGGCCCGCGGCCTGCCGCCGCTCTACGACCGCGCCGCGCTGGCCCTGACCGACGCCGACCGCGCCCGGCTCGAGGCGGAAGGGCACCGGCCGCATTGGCGCTTCAAGATGGCGGACGCGCCGATCGAGTGGGACGACAAGGTCCGCGGCCGGGTGCATTTCAACGGCCGCGACATCTCCGACCCGGTGCTGGTGCGCGAGGATGGGCGGGCGCTCTATCACATCGGCTCGGTGGTCGACGACATCGACATGGGCGTCACCCTGGTGGTGCGCGGCGAGGACCATGTCGCCAACACCGCCATGCACATCCAGCTGGCCGAGGCGCTGGGCGCCGCGCCGCCGGGCTATGCCCATCTCTCGCTGATCGCCGATGCCGAGGGCCACGGCCTGTCCAAGCGCCTGGGCAGCCTGTCGCTGCGCAGCCTGCGGGAGCAGGGGATCGAGCCGCTGGCGGTGACCAGCCTCCTGGCCAAGCTCGGCACCTCCGATCCGATCGAGCCGCGGCATTCGCTCGACGACCTCGTCGCCGAGTTCGACTTCGCCAAGTTCTCCCGCACCATCCCGCGCTTCGACCCGACCGAGCTGGAACGGCTGAACGGCCGCATCCTGCACGAGACGCCTTACGCGGCGGTGCGGGACAGGCTGGCGGCGCTCGGCCTCGGCGCCGTCGACGAGGCCGCCTGGGCGGTGCTGCGTCCGAACCTGCAGCGGCTCGAGGACGCCGCCGGCTGGTGGCGGGTGGTCACCGGGCCGGTGACGCCGGTGGTCGCCGATGCGGGCCTGCTGGCCGCCGCGGCCGGGCTGCTGCCGCCCGAGCCCTGGGACGACGCCACCTGGGGCGCGTGGACGGCGGCGGTGCGCGACCGCACCGGGGTCAAGGGCAAGCCGCTGTTCCTGACCCTGCGCCTGGCCCTGACCGGCCTCGATCACGGCCCGGAGCTGCGCGGCCTTCTGCCGCTGATCGGGCGCGAGCGGGCGCTGGCCCGGCTCGCCGGCCGTGTGGCCTGA
- the recA gene encoding recombinase RecA yields the protein MSIPTLRVVERAPMDKTKALEAALTQIERAFGKGSVMKLGARPQIETEVISTGSLGLDIALGIGGLPKGRIVEIYGPESSGKTTLALHAVAEAQKAGGTCAYVDAEHALDPTYARKLGVNIDELLISQPDAGEQALEITDTLVRSGAIDVVVVDSVAALVPRAELEGEMGDNQPGLQARLMSQAMRKLTGSIARSNTLVIFINQIRLKIGVMFGNPETTTGGNALKFYSSIRLDIRRIGAIKDRETVTGNQTRVKVVKNKLAPPFRAVEFDIMYGEGVSKTGELLDLGVQAGVVEKSGAWFSYDGQRIGQGRENAKVFLRDNPETAKAVEAKIRANAGLVSDRMMTAGGGAENDGDGEE from the coding sequence ATGTCGATCCCGACTCTCCGTGTTGTGGAAAGAGCCCCGATGGACAAGACCAAGGCGCTGGAAGCCGCCCTGACTCAGATTGAACGGGCCTTCGGCAAGGGCTCGGTGATGAAGCTCGGGGCGCGGCCCCAGATCGAGACGGAGGTGATCTCGACCGGGTCGCTGGGTCTCGATATCGCGCTCGGCATCGGCGGCCTGCCGAAGGGCCGCATCGTCGAGATCTACGGGCCGGAAAGCTCGGGCAAGACCACGCTGGCGCTGCATGCGGTGGCCGAGGCGCAGAAGGCCGGCGGCACCTGCGCCTATGTCGATGCCGAGCATGCGCTCGACCCGACCTATGCCCGCAAGCTCGGCGTCAACATCGACGAGCTCCTGATTTCGCAGCCCGATGCCGGCGAGCAAGCGCTGGAGATCACCGACACGCTGGTCCGTTCCGGCGCGATCGACGTGGTGGTGGTCGATTCGGTGGCGGCGCTGGTGCCGCGGGCCGAGCTCGAGGGCGAGATGGGCGACAACCAGCCCGGCCTGCAGGCCCGGCTGATGAGCCAGGCGATGCGCAAGCTCACCGGCTCGATCGCGCGCTCCAACACCCTGGTCATCTTCATCAACCAGATCCGCCTGAAGATCGGCGTGATGTTCGGCAACCCGGAGACGACGACGGGCGGCAACGCGCTGAAGTTCTACTCCTCGATCCGGCTCGACATCCGCCGCATCGGCGCGATCAAGGACCGCGAGACCGTCACCGGCAACCAGACCCGGGTGAAGGTGGTGAAGAACAAGCTGGCGCCGCCGTTCCGCGCCGTCGAGTTCGACATCATGTATGGCGAGGGCGTGTCGAAGACCGGCGAGCTGCTCGACCTCGGCGTCCAGGCCGGGGTGGTGGAGAAGTCGGGCGCCTGGTTCTCCTATGACGGCCAGCGCATCGGCCAGGGCCGCGAGAACGCCAAGGTCTTCCTGCGCGACAATCCCGAGACGGCGAAGGCGGTCGAGGCCAAGATCCGGGCCAATGCCGGCCTGGTCTCCGACCGCATGATGACCGCCGGCGGCGGTGCGGAGAATGACGGCGACGGCGAGGAGTGA
- a CDS encoding GyrI-like domain-containing protein, whose product MPKDATLDRHLARIQRVIDHIVAHLDDPIDLDRLAEVACFSPYHFHRAYRYLLGETVADTVRRLRLHRAAGTLLESETAVARIARRAGYGSTAAFSRAFAERYGRPPGAYRDTRRSFPFDSPEGETVMPDVTYRTLAPIRVAAVRHTGPYMEVGRSFDILMSWARARQLLRPGARSLGVYYDDPAAIAPATLRSDACLEVPEGVAGEGEIAIRTIAGGPHAVLRHTGPYAELERSYAWLYRTWLPTSGAEPAEAPIFEEYVNDPRSPPPAELITDIPLPVRVIPEGQR is encoded by the coding sequence ATGCCCAAGGACGCGACGCTCGACCGCCACCTCGCCCGCATCCAGCGGGTGATCGACCACATCGTCGCCCATCTCGACGATCCCATCGACCTGGACCGGCTGGCGGAGGTGGCCTGCTTCTCGCCCTATCACTTCCACCGGGCCTACCGGTACCTGCTGGGCGAGACGGTGGCCGACACGGTGCGCCGGCTGCGCCTGCACCGCGCCGCCGGCACCCTCTTGGAGAGCGAGACGGCGGTGGCCCGCATCGCACGGCGGGCGGGGTACGGCAGCACGGCCGCCTTCAGCCGCGCCTTCGCCGAGCGCTACGGCCGCCCGCCGGGAGCCTATCGCGATACGCGCCGGTCGTTCCCCTTCGACTCACCCGAAGGAGAGACAGTTATGCCCGACGTGACCTACCGCACCCTGGCGCCGATCCGCGTCGCCGCCGTCCGCCACACCGGCCCCTATATGGAGGTCGGCCGTAGCTTCGACATCCTGATGTCCTGGGCCCGTGCCCGCCAGCTGCTGCGCCCAGGCGCCCGCAGCCTCGGCGTCTACTACGACGATCCGGCCGCGATAGCACCCGCCACGCTGCGCTCCGACGCCTGCCTGGAGGTGCCGGAGGGCGTGGCCGGCGAGGGCGAGATCGCGATCCGCACCATTGCCGGCGGGCCGCATGCGGTGCTGCGCCACACCGGCCCCTATGCCGAGCTGGAGCGGTCCTATGCCTGGCTGTACCGGACCTGGCTGCCGACCAGCGGCGCCGAACCGGCGGAAGCGCCGATCTTCGAGGAGTATGTCAATGATCCGCGCAGCCCCCCGCCGGCGGAGCTGATCACCGACATCCCCCTGCCGGTCCGGGTGATTCCGGAGGGACAAAGGTAA
- the dksA gene encoding RNA polymerase-binding protein DksA — protein MTAMLLPPDYRPSDDEDFMNPMMLEYFRRKLLKWRADLLAESNATLNSLQDGGIQEPDLTDRASAETDRSLELRTRDRERKLLSKIDAAMRRIEDGSYGFCEETGEPIGVKRLEARPTATLSLEAQERHERLERTHRDD, from the coding sequence ATGACAGCGATGCTTCTGCCTCCGGATTATCGGCCGTCGGATGATGAAGACTTCATGAATCCGATGATGCTGGAATATTTCCGGCGCAAGCTTCTGAAGTGGCGGGCCGACCTCCTCGCCGAATCCAACGCGACCCTGAACAGCCTGCAGGATGGCGGCATCCAGGAGCCGGATCTGACCGACCGGGCCTCCGCCGAGACCGACCGTTCGCTCGAGCTCAGGACCCGCGACCGTGAGCGCAAGCTCCTGTCCAAGATCGACGCGGCGATGCGGCGGATCGAGGACGGCTCCTACGGCTTCTGCGAGGAGACGGGCGAGCCGATCGGCGTCAAGCGGCTGGAGGCGCGGCCGACCGCGACCCTCAGCCTCGAGGCGCAGGAGCGCCACGAGCGGCTGGAACGCACCCACCGCGACGATTGA
- a CDS encoding DUF4424 domain-containing protein: MNTSFAALSIGLAALLAPCVAARANDSTAELAAGGLVLTKTADIEMRSEDLYVSAEEIRVTYRFFNRAAQDRTVTVAFPMPDVTLDFIDGMTAVPHPGTENFLDFSTKADGKPVATEVEVKAFGNGVDQTALLRRLGVPLYPDVDYDGLTGLPKAQRDELIALGLAAVNEFDSGQGWEQHVVPSWTLKTTYHFQQTFPAGREVVIEHRYTPATGSSVGSVIGSTYAAGSTEYAKDLRTYCVDQNLLAAVKRAQAKAGPDGMPFMEQRVAYILTTGANWAAPIKDFRLVVDKGDARNLVSFCGDGVKKISPTQFEVRKTDFTPDADLNVLILRPSLAR, from the coding sequence GTGAACACGTCCTTCGCTGCCCTTTCGATCGGCCTGGCCGCCCTCCTCGCCCCGTGCGTCGCCGCCCGGGCCAATGATTCGACGGCGGAGCTGGCGGCCGGCGGGCTGGTGCTGACCAAGACCGCCGACATCGAGATGCGGTCCGAGGACCTGTATGTCTCGGCGGAGGAGATCCGGGTCACCTACCGCTTCTTCAACCGGGCGGCGCAGGACCGGACGGTGACGGTCGCCTTCCCGATGCCGGACGTGACGCTCGACTTCATCGACGGCATGACCGCGGTGCCGCATCCCGGCACCGAGAACTTCCTGGATTTCTCGACCAAGGCCGACGGCAAGCCGGTGGCGACCGAGGTCGAGGTCAAGGCCTTCGGCAACGGCGTCGACCAGACGGCGCTGCTGCGCAGGCTGGGCGTGCCGCTGTATCCCGACGTCGATTACGACGGGCTGACCGGGCTGCCGAAGGCGCAGCGGGACGAGCTGATCGCGCTCGGCCTCGCCGCCGTCAACGAGTTCGATTCCGGCCAGGGATGGGAGCAGCATGTGGTCCCGAGCTGGACGCTGAAGACCACCTACCACTTCCAGCAGACCTTTCCCGCCGGGCGCGAGGTGGTGATCGAGCATCGCTACACGCCCGCCACCGGGTCGAGCGTCGGGTCGGTGATCGGCTCGACCTACGCCGCCGGCAGCACGGAGTATGCGAAAGACCTGCGGACCTATTGCGTCGACCAGAACCTCCTCGCCGCGGTCAAGCGGGCGCAGGCCAAGGCGGGCCCGGACGGCATGCCGTTCATGGAGCAGCGGGTCGCCTACATCCTGACCACCGGTGCCAACTGGGCGGCGCCGATCAAGGATTTCCGCCTGGTGGTCGACAAGGGCGACGCCCGGAACCTGGTCAGCTTCTGCGGCGACGGGGTGAAGAAGATCTCGCCGACCCAGTTCGAGGTCCGCAAGACCGATTTCACCCCCGACGCGGACCTCAACGTGCTGATCCTGCGGCCGAGCCTGGCCCGGTGA
- a CDS encoding periplasmic heavy metal sensor — MRANTWRWAFVASLALNLLLLGVTGTWLWRSDSRSGPSALAEAVATLPEPDRATLGQLLDRRRAEADAIWNDMRRLRSSANQALSADPYDPDKAAAALAAVRDKFKELRDVVEGTALEIMPKLPAEQRRKLLERRSALWRL, encoded by the coding sequence ATGCGGGCTAATACCTGGCGCTGGGCGTTCGTCGCCTCGCTGGCGCTCAACCTCCTGCTGCTCGGCGTGACCGGCACCTGGTTGTGGCGATCGGATTCGCGGTCCGGGCCGTCGGCGCTGGCCGAGGCGGTCGCGACCCTGCCGGAGCCCGACCGCGCCACGCTGGGACAACTGCTCGACCGGCGCCGGGCCGAGGCCGACGCGATCTGGAACGATATGCGCCGGCTGCGCTCGTCGGCGAACCAGGCGCTGTCGGCCGATCCTTACGACCCCGACAAGGCGGCGGCAGCGCTGGCGGCGGTGCGTGACAAGTTCAAGGAGTTGCGCGACGTGGTGGAGGGAACGGCGCTCGAGATCATGCCCAAGCTGCCGGCCGAGCAGCGGCGGAAGCTTCTGGAACGGCGCAGCGCGCTCTGGCGGCTGTAG
- a CDS encoding RNA polymerase sigma factor translates to MAESDDALVAAVAAGDAAACRRLVDRHLGRLLAFAQRMLGSRADAEDVAQDAFLALWKEAGRWRPDGSATVSTWLTRVTYNRAIDRLRRQPSVALDAVPEPPDPGAGAEAGLQRARVSRRVAEALAQLPERQRAAILLSHYEGQGNREIGETLGVGVEAVESLLARGRRALRQALAAERADLMGEV, encoded by the coding sequence GTGGCCGAGAGCGACGATGCCCTGGTGGCGGCGGTGGCGGCGGGAGACGCCGCCGCCTGCCGCCGCCTGGTCGACCGGCATCTCGGACGCCTGCTCGCCTTCGCCCAGCGCATGCTGGGCAGCCGCGCCGATGCCGAGGACGTGGCCCAGGACGCATTCCTGGCCCTGTGGAAGGAAGCCGGGCGCTGGCGGCCGGACGGCAGCGCCACGGTCTCGACCTGGCTCACCCGCGTCACCTACAACCGGGCGATCGACCGGCTCCGGCGGCAGCCTTCGGTCGCGCTCGACGCGGTGCCGGAGCCGCCGGACCCCGGTGCCGGCGCCGAGGCCGGGCTGCAGCGTGCCCGGGTCTCGCGCCGGGTCGCCGAGGCGCTGGCCCAGCTGCCCGAGCGGCAACGGGCGGCGATCCTGCTCAGCCACTATGAGGGCCAGGGCAACCGCGAGATCGGCGAGACCCTCGGGGTCGGAGTCGAGGCTGTCGAATCGCTCCTGGCGCGCGGCCGGCGCGCCCTCCGCCAGGCCCTGGCGGCGGAACGGGCCGATCTGATGGGAGAGGTGTGA
- a CDS encoding EF-hand domain-containing protein → MAVRNVESIMKTKWIVGSALLALVAGTALAAAQEGAPQGGWRGGFFRQLDTNKDGKVERTEVQAWSEARFKALDAAGDGALTKEQYVDAMIAQIRPRLEQRFDKLDADKDGKVTAAEFEAPALARFDRRDTGKTGALSIDDLKTHRN, encoded by the coding sequence ATGGCGGTGCGCAACGTCGAGAGCATCATGAAGACGAAGTGGATTGTCGGTTCCGCGCTGCTCGCCCTCGTCGCCGGCACGGCCCTGGCGGCCGCCCAGGAGGGGGCGCCCCAGGGCGGCTGGCGCGGCGGCTTCTTCCGCCAGCTCGACACCAACAAGGATGGCAAGGTCGAACGGACGGAGGTCCAGGCCTGGTCCGAGGCGCGGTTCAAGGCGCTCGACGCGGCAGGTGACGGCGCGCTGACCAAGGAGCAGTATGTCGACGCCATGATCGCGCAGATCCGCCCCCGCCTGGAACAGCGTTTCGACAAGCTCGACGCCGACAAGGACGGCAAGGTGACCGCGGCCGAGTTCGAGGCGCCGGCGCTGGCCCGCTTCGACCGCCGCGACACCGGCAAGACGGGTGCTCTGTCGATCGATGACCTCAAGACCCACCGCAACTGA
- a CDS encoding folate-binding protein YgfZ produces MAEFTLLDRDVLRLTGEDRAAFLQGLVSNDMRKVAPDRAVFAAFLTPQGKYLHDFHVVALGDAWLIDCEAGRGADLFRRLRMYKLRSKVELADVTADWAVAAIPGEVGTAALGLPDEPGAARALADGIAHVDARTAALGARALLPKAAAKAALEGLGLTETGPETWDRLRLSLGVPDGSRDLVPEKTVLLEANYDSLNAIAWDKGCYMGQELTARTRYRGLLKKRLAPVLLDGPAPEPGTPILRDGREAGEMRSSRDGIGLALLRLEALGGDAGPLLAGQTPVRPTSPAGKAA; encoded by the coding sequence ATGGCCGAATTCACCCTCCTGGACCGCGATGTCCTGCGCCTGACGGGCGAGGACCGCGCCGCCTTCCTGCAGGGGCTGGTCTCCAACGACATGCGGAAGGTGGCGCCCGACCGCGCCGTCTTCGCCGCCTTCCTGACGCCGCAGGGCAAGTATCTGCACGATTTCCACGTGGTCGCGCTGGGCGATGCCTGGCTGATCGACTGCGAGGCCGGGCGCGGCGCCGACCTGTTCCGGCGGCTGCGGATGTATAAGCTGCGCTCCAAGGTCGAGCTGGCCGACGTCACCGCCGACTGGGCGGTGGCCGCGATCCCCGGCGAGGTCGGCACCGCGGCCCTCGGCCTGCCCGACGAACCGGGCGCCGCGCGAGCCCTGGCCGACGGCATCGCCCATGTCGATGCCCGGACGGCGGCGCTCGGCGCCCGGGCGCTGCTGCCGAAGGCGGCGGCGAAAGCAGCGCTGGAGGGCCTCGGCCTCACCGAGACCGGCCCCGAAACCTGGGATCGGCTTCGCCTGTCCCTCGGCGTGCCCGACGGCAGCCGCGACCTGGTGCCGGAGAAGACGGTGCTGCTGGAGGCGAACTACGATTCGCTGAACGCCATCGCCTGGGACAAGGGCTGCTACATGGGCCAGGAGCTGACCGCCCGCACCCGCTACCGCGGCCTGCTGAAGAAGCGGCTGGCGCCGGTGCTGCTGGACGGGCCGGCGCCGGAGCCCGGCACGCCGATCCTGCGCGACGGCCGCGAGGCCGGCGAGATGCGGTCGAGCCGCGACGGCATCGGCCTGGCGCTGCTGCGGCTGGAGGCGCTGGGGGGCGATGCCGGGCCGCTGCTGGCCGGCCAGACGCCGGTTCGGCCGACGTCGCCCGCCGGAAAGGCGGCCTGA
- a CDS encoding c-type cytochrome, producing MRIFAAIGLLLWAATAGAAEPALDLTIGGETRHFTRDQLLARPDATTIEVTKDAIYGRAMTYRAVPVAGLIAGLTPPPDTVIEAVATDGYAAQLPVDQLLGTDPKSVIAWVAIEPADAPWPALPDKTVSAGTFYLVWTGEQAATVRSEQWPYQMARLATQPSPAARWPELAVDPALPAADPIRSGQTLFVTQCLVCHKLNGAGSAEVGPDLNRPMNPTEYLAPAALHALIRDPASVRDWPDRKMQGFTPEQMSDREIEQVIAYLRHMAGRKG from the coding sequence ATGCGCATCTTCGCTGCCATCGGCCTGCTGCTGTGGGCCGCCACCGCCGGTGCGGCCGAGCCGGCGCTCGACCTGACGATCGGCGGCGAGACCCGCCATTTCACCCGCGACCAGCTGCTGGCCCGGCCCGACGCCACCACCATCGAGGTGACGAAGGACGCCATCTACGGCCGCGCCATGACCTATCGCGCCGTGCCGGTGGCAGGGCTGATCGCCGGGCTGACGCCACCGCCCGACACCGTGATCGAGGCGGTGGCGACGGACGGCTACGCGGCGCAGCTGCCGGTCGACCAGCTCCTCGGCACCGACCCGAAATCCGTGATCGCCTGGGTGGCGATCGAGCCGGCGGACGCCCCCTGGCCCGCCCTTCCGGACAAGACGGTCAGCGCCGGCACCTTCTACCTGGTCTGGACCGGCGAGCAGGCGGCGACGGTGCGCAGCGAGCAGTGGCCCTACCAGATGGCCAGGCTGGCGACCCAGCCTTCCCCCGCCGCGCGCTGGCCCGAGCTGGCGGTCGACCCGGCCCTGCCGGCGGCCGACCCGATCCGCAGCGGGCAGACGCTGTTCGTCACCCAGTGCCTGGTCTGCCACAAGCTGAACGGCGCCGGGTCGGCCGAGGTCGGGCCGGACCTGAACCGGCCGATGAACCCGACCGAATACCTGGCGCCGGCGGCGCTGCACGCGCTGATCCGCGACCCGGCCTCGGTGCGCGACTGGCCGGACCGCAAGATGCAGGGCTTCACGCCGGAGCAGATGAGCGACCGCGAGATCGAGCAGGTCATCGCCTATCTCCGCCACATGGCAGGCCGAAAGGGCTGA
- a CDS encoding dipeptidase codes for MSTLDQVLSAIDAGLDSSLDRLMAFLRQPSISTDPAYKEQCRAAAEWLAGSLGEIGFAAEVRPTPGHPMVVGHAPGAGADPSVLFYGHYDVQPIDPLELWDHPPFEPRIETGADGVKRIHARGASDDKGQLLTFLEACRAWKTVTGSLPLPVTVFCEGEEESGSPSLNPFLEANREELSKDIALVCDTGMWDPKTPAITTSLRGMVYEQVTITAANRDLHSGMYGGSARNPIHVLTKILAALHDEDGRIAIPGFYDGVPETPTQLKAQWQSMGFDEAAFLGQIGLSIPAGERDRTTLERLWARPTCDVNGIWGGYTGEGSKTVIAAKASAKVSFRLVGDQDPVKVRDAFYAFVRARLPADCTAEFQSEKGSPALALAIDSPALTRARAALQEEWGRPAALAGCGGSIPVVGSFKRLLGMDSLLVGFALEDDRVHSPNEKYDLTSFHKGIRSWARILAALAEK; via the coding sequence GTGAGCACGCTCGACCAGGTCCTGTCGGCGATCGACGCCGGCCTCGATTCCAGCCTCGACCGGCTGATGGCCTTCCTGCGCCAGCCCAGCATCTCGACCGACCCCGCCTACAAGGAGCAGTGCCGCGCCGCCGCCGAGTGGCTGGCCGGCAGCCTGGGCGAGATCGGCTTCGCCGCCGAGGTCCGGCCGACTCCGGGCCATCCGATGGTGGTCGGCCACGCGCCCGGCGCCGGGGCCGACCCGTCGGTGCTGTTCTACGGCCATTACGACGTGCAGCCGATCGACCCGCTGGAGCTGTGGGACCACCCGCCCTTCGAGCCGCGGATCGAGACCGGCGCCGACGGGGTGAAGCGCATCCACGCCCGCGGCGCCTCGGACGACAAGGGCCAGTTGCTGACCTTCCTCGAGGCCTGCCGCGCCTGGAAGACAGTCACCGGCTCCCTGCCCCTGCCGGTCACCGTGTTCTGCGAGGGCGAGGAGGAATCCGGCAGCCCCAGCCTGAACCCGTTCCTGGAGGCCAACCGCGAGGAGCTGTCGAAGGACATCGCGCTGGTCTGCGACACCGGCATGTGGGACCCGAAGACCCCGGCGATCACCACCAGCCTGCGCGGCATGGTGTATGAGCAGGTGACGATCACCGCGGCCAACCGCGACCTGCATTCCGGCATGTATGGTGGCTCGGCCCGCAACCCGATCCACGTCCTGACGAAGATCCTGGCGGCGCTGCACGACGAGGACGGCCGCATCGCCATCCCCGGCTTCTACGACGGCGTGCCCGAGACCCCGACCCAACTGAAGGCGCAGTGGCAGTCGATGGGCTTCGACGAGGCCGCCTTCCTGGGCCAGATCGGCCTGTCGATCCCGGCCGGGGAGCGCGACCGGACGACGCTGGAGCGCCTTTGGGCGCGGCCGACCTGCGACGTCAACGGCATCTGGGGCGGCTACACCGGCGAGGGCAGCAAGACCGTGATCGCCGCCAAGGCGTCGGCCAAGGTGTCGTTCCGGCTGGTCGGCGACCAGGATCCGGTCAAGGTCCGCGACGCCTTCTACGCCTTCGTCCGCGCCCGCCTGCCGGCGGATTGCACGGCGGAGTTCCAGTCGGAGAAGGGCAGCCCGGCGCTGGCGCTGGCGATCGACAGCCCGGCCCTGACCCGCGCCCGGGCCGCGCTGCAAGAGGAATGGGGCCGCCCGGCGGCGCTGGCCGGATGCGGCGGCTCGATCCCCGTTGTCGGGTCGTTCAAGCGCCTGCTGGGCATGGATTCGCTGCTGGTCGGCTTCGCGCTGGAGGACGACCGGGTGCACAGCCCGAACGAGAAATACGACCTGACCAGCTTCCACAAGGGCATCCGCTCCTGGGCCCGGATCCTGGCGGCACTGGCGGAGAAGTAG
- a CDS encoding GNAT family N-acetyltransferase: MTPVCRRMRPEEAEALAALLGAAFGNPRFGPVVARLSRMPNAAIHVLEADGALRAAAAVVDYGRVAYLGIVGTDPAMQGRGLGRRIVEAALAPVPAGRVILLDASPSGAPLYEKLGFIDVDASVVLEAKGPVEAPPVPGLAPMAEADLPAVAAYDAAVFGADRTTGLSALFREHPIGMVCRRDGRLIGYGLRHPDRVGPVAAEDQEAAAALVAALSALAPAGPMTITVPSSHAAMLDHLRRSGVPELRRLRHMRRGGDRHPSDRGRIAAMASFHLG, translated from the coding sequence ATGACGCCGGTCTGCCGCCGGATGCGGCCGGAGGAGGCTGAGGCGCTGGCGGCGCTGCTGGGCGCGGCCTTCGGCAATCCGCGCTTCGGGCCGGTCGTGGCCCGGTTGTCTCGCATGCCCAACGCCGCGATCCATGTGCTGGAGGCCGACGGCGCGCTGCGTGCCGCCGCGGCGGTGGTCGATTATGGCCGGGTGGCCTATCTCGGCATCGTCGGCACCGATCCGGCGATGCAGGGGCGCGGCCTCGGCCGCCGCATCGTCGAGGCGGCGCTGGCCCCGGTGCCGGCCGGCCGCGTGATCCTGCTCGACGCCTCGCCCTCCGGCGCGCCGCTGTACGAGAAGCTCGGCTTCATCGATGTCGACGCCTCGGTGGTGCTGGAGGCGAAAGGGCCGGTCGAGGCGCCGCCGGTGCCCGGCCTGGCGCCGATGGCGGAGGCCGACCTGCCGGCGGTCGCGGCCTATGACGCGGCGGTGTTCGGCGCCGACCGCACGACCGGGCTCTCCGCACTCTTTCGGGAGCATCCGATCGGCATGGTCTGCCGCCGCGACGGGCGGCTGATCGGCTATGGGCTGCGCCACCCGGACCGGGTCGGCCCGGTTGCGGCCGAGGACCAGGAGGCCGCGGCGGCCCTGGTCGCGGCGCTCTCCGCTCTCGCGCCGGCGGGGCCGATGACGATCACCGTGCCCTCCAGCCATGCCGCGATGCTCGACCATCTGCGCCGCAGCGGGGTGCCGGAGCTGCGGCGGCTGCGCCACATGCGCCGCGGCGGCGACCGCCACCCGAGCGACCGGGGACGCATCGCCGCCATGGCCAGCTTCCACCTGGGGTAA
- a CDS encoding EamA family transporter gives MNLLSSWQLWALLSAVFAALTAIFAKIGIEAINSDLATFIRTIVILLAIGGIVAATGQFQPTSSISGRTWLFLVLSGLATGASWLCYFRALKLGQAGQVAPIDKLSVVLVAVFGAVFLGESLSGIAWLGVALIGGGAVLVAVG, from the coding sequence ATGAACCTCCTCTCCTCCTGGCAGCTCTGGGCGCTGCTCTCCGCCGTCTTCGCCGCCCTGACCGCGATCTTCGCCAAGATCGGGATCGAGGCGATCAACTCCGACCTCGCCACCTTCATCCGCACCATCGTCATCCTGCTGGCGATCGGCGGCATCGTCGCCGCCACCGGGCAGTTCCAGCCGACCTCCTCGATCTCCGGCCGGACCTGGCTGTTCCTGGTGCTGTCGGGCCTGGCGACCGGCGCCTCCTGGCTCTGCTATTTCCGGGCGCTCAAGCTCGGCCAGGCGGGGCAGGTGGCGCCGATCGACAAGCTCAGCGTCGTGCTGGTGGCGGTGTTCGGCGCGGTCTTCCTGGGCGAGTCGCTGTCCGGGATCGCTTGGCTGGGCGTCGCGCTGATCGGCGGCGGCGCCGTGCTGGTGGCGGTCGGATGA